One Methanobacterium sp. genomic region harbors:
- the wecB gene encoding UDP-N-acetylglucosamine 2-epimerase (non-hydrolyzing), whose amino-acid sequence MKIITVLGARPQFIKAALLSHELRRENHEIIVHTGQHYDTEMSDIFFKEMNIPEPDYNLGVGSASHAYQTAEMMLKLEKIFVNENPDLVLVYGDTNSTLAGAITASKLNLPVAHVEAGPRMFDKTIPEEINRIITDQLSSLLFAPTPRSVDNLTNEGLNKGIHLTGDIMLDNFKYFYKKAEKHSKILEELDLTEKNYILTTIHRARNTESIKNLKTIVKSLLKISEVEKIIFPVHPRTKKYLKKYNFYDRLNKNPNIKLINPVGYLDMLILTKNAKKIITDSGGLQKEAYFAQVPCITLDKSSAWPETVEDGWNLVIYGTSEKIARSVLHFKPSSTQNKTFGHGNASVKITHLIEELLKNREKTIILAPKMILSRNI is encoded by the coding sequence ATGAAAATTATCACTGTATTGGGAGCTAGACCCCAATTTATCAAAGCTGCATTGTTATCTCATGAATTAAGGAGAGAAAATCATGAAATTATTGTTCATACAGGGCAACACTATGATACTGAGATGTCAGATATCTTTTTTAAAGAGATGAATATTCCTGAACCAGATTATAATTTAGGAGTTGGATCTGCATCACATGCTTATCAAACTGCAGAAATGATGTTAAAACTTGAAAAAATTTTTGTAAATGAAAATCCAGATTTGGTTTTGGTATATGGTGATACTAACTCTACTTTAGCAGGTGCAATAACTGCCTCTAAATTAAATTTACCAGTAGCTCATGTAGAAGCGGGCCCTAGAATGTTTGATAAAACTATTCCCGAAGAGATAAATCGAATAATTACAGATCAGTTATCTTCTTTACTTTTTGCACCAACTCCCAGATCAGTTGATAATCTCACAAATGAGGGCTTAAATAAGGGAATTCACTTGACTGGAGATATAATGCTTGATAACTTTAAATATTTCTATAAAAAAGCTGAAAAACATTCTAAAATTCTAGAAGAACTTGATTTAACAGAAAAAAATTATATATTAACAACTATCCATCGCGCAAGGAATACTGAATCCATTAAAAACTTAAAAACTATTGTAAAATCATTATTAAAAATTTCCGAAGTAGAAAAAATAATATTCCCTGTTCATCCCCGTACTAAAAAATACCTTAAAAAATATAATTTCTACGATAGGCTAAATAAAAATCCCAATATTAAATTAATAAACCCTGTAGGCTATTTGGATATGTTAATTCTAACTAAAAATGCCAAAAAAATAATTACAGATTCAGGAGGTCTGCAAAAAGAGGCTTATTTTGCCCAAGTTCCATGCATAACCTTAGATAAATCATCTGCATGGCCTGAAACTGTTGAAGATGGTTGGAATCTAGTCATTTATGGAACATCTGAAAAAATCGCTCGATCTGTGCTTCATTTTAAACCAAGTTCTACACAAAATAAAACCTTTGGTCATGGAAACGCTTCAGTTAAAATAACTCATTTAATAGAAGAATTACTAAAAAATAGAGAAAAAACCATTATACTGGCTCCAAAAATGATCCTTTCTAGAAATATATAA
- a CDS encoding DegT/DnrJ/EryC1/StrS family aminotransferase, which produces MKWKIPLFKIYHDDDDIQSVTNIIKNGSHWATGTEIQLFENEISQYIGRKYAVTFNSGTSALHTLLLAHDIKDNDEVIVPSFTFISTANAPLFVKAKPVFAEIEDKTCGLDPEDVKEKITPKTKAIIPIHYGGNPCLIRELKEIADDYNVLLIEDAAESLGAKIKDKKIGSFGDSAILSFCQNKVISTGEGGAVVTDSKEIYEKLKLIRSHGRLDAQDYFSSTNYMDYLTLGYNFRMPTMCAALGLSQLKKIDSIIKMRRSNSSYLSKKLSKNDIIIPKSPLNYYNVHQLFTIRIEEQRDDLIEYMSNKGIMTKVYFSPVHLTHFYQKKLGYKIGDLPVTEKISNQVLSLPMYPTLTKREMDYIAENIEKFLKVK; this is translated from the coding sequence ATGAAATGGAAAATCCCATTGTTCAAAATATATCATGATGATGACGATATCCAAAGTGTAACAAACATCATCAAGAATGGTTCCCATTGGGCAACTGGAACAGAAATACAGCTATTTGAAAATGAAATTTCCCAGTATATTGGAAGAAAATACGCTGTGACATTTAATTCTGGAACTTCAGCTCTCCATACTCTCCTTTTAGCTCATGATATTAAAGATAACGATGAAGTAATAGTTCCATCTTTTACTTTTATCTCAACGGCTAATGCTCCTCTTTTTGTTAAAGCAAAACCTGTTTTTGCAGAAATTGAAGATAAAACATGCGGATTAGATCCTGAAGATGTTAAAGAAAAAATTACTCCAAAAACTAAAGCAATTATTCCTATTCATTATGGGGGTAACCCCTGTTTAATACGTGAATTAAAAGAGATTGCTGATGATTATAATGTTTTACTCATAGAAGATGCTGCAGAATCACTTGGGGCAAAAATAAAAGATAAAAAAATAGGGAGCTTTGGAGATTCAGCCATACTCAGTTTTTGCCAGAATAAAGTAATCTCTACAGGTGAAGGCGGGGCAGTTGTAACAGATTCAAAAGAAATCTATGAAAAATTAAAATTAATAAGATCACACGGAAGGTTAGATGCTCAGGATTACTTCTCTTCAACAAATTATATGGATTACCTAACTTTGGGATACAATTTTAGAATGCCTACCATGTGTGCAGCACTGGGTCTATCACAGCTAAAGAAGATAGACTCCATAATTAAAATGAGAAGGAGCAATTCATCTTATTTATCAAAAAAATTGTCAAAAAACGATATAATTATACCAAAAAGTCCCTTAAATTATTATAATGTTCATCAGCTGTTTACAATAAGGATTGAAGAACAAAGGGATGATTTAATCGAATATATGTCAAATAAAGGTATAATGACTAAAGTATATTTTTCTCCTGTTCATTTAACTCATTTCTATCAAAAAAAATTGGGATATAAAATTGGAGATTTGCCTGTTACTGAGAAAATATCCAATCAGGTACTGTCTTTACCAATGTATCCCACATTGACAAAAAGAGAAATGGATTATATTGCCGAAAATATTGAAAAATTTTTGAAGGTAAAATAA
- a CDS encoding glycosyltransferase family 4 protein, which yields MKICFLANSESIHIQRWVKYFTDTGHEVHIISDSSTDKINIENVIFHQLKNINSNRNTVAFYITLIINIVYVNYLIRSIKPDILHAHYVVYYGFYGVLTSFHPLIISVWGSDVLKVPDESLIANYIVRYSLKGADKITTTAEFMRDHLLDNFKLAKEKIIRIPWGINTNIFYQRYSSKEKELKEYLGIGDAETVVISNRSMAPQYNIDKIIEAIPYVLKSNSNTVFVFIKGYGTTNFEKKMRLKAQKLNIINNVRFISKNITPKEMATYLNISNMFVSITKTDQFASSIMEGMACGLVPIVSNIDVYYQYLSDNSNALFVNPDNPQDLAEKIIYCINNPEIKENFYKINKKIIEKHENWDKNARKMEKLYEEMLKEGEIKDEMENPIVQNIS from the coding sequence ATGAAAATATGTTTTCTTGCAAATTCAGAAAGTATCCATATTCAACGATGGGTTAAATATTTCACAGATACAGGTCATGAAGTACACATAATATCAGATAGTTCCACTGATAAAATTAACATTGAAAACGTAATATTCCATCAACTTAAAAATATCAATTCAAATAGAAACACTGTGGCGTTCTATATAACATTGATAATCAATATTGTATATGTTAATTATCTAATAAGGAGTATTAAGCCAGACATTCTCCATGCGCATTATGTTGTATATTACGGGTTTTATGGAGTTTTAACTTCTTTTCATCCTTTAATTATATCTGTTTGGGGTAGCGATGTTTTAAAAGTGCCAGATGAGTCTCTAATAGCAAACTACATAGTTCGTTATAGTCTTAAAGGTGCAGATAAGATCACTACTACTGCTGAATTTATGAGAGATCACCTACTTGATAACTTTAAACTAGCAAAAGAAAAAATCATTAGAATTCCATGGGGAATAAATACCAACATTTTTTATCAAAGGTACAGTTCTAAAGAAAAAGAATTAAAAGAATATTTAGGAATAGGAGATGCTGAAACAGTTGTTATCAGTAACAGGAGCATGGCTCCCCAATATAATATTGATAAAATTATTGAAGCTATCCCTTATGTTCTAAAATCAAATTCCAATACTGTTTTTGTGTTTATAAAAGGTTATGGCACCACTAATTTTGAAAAAAAAATGAGATTGAAGGCTCAAAAATTAAATATCATCAATAACGTTCGTTTTATCTCAAAGAATATAACACCTAAAGAAATGGCTACCTATCTTAACATTTCCAACATGTTCGTTTCAATAACAAAAACAGATCAATTTGCAAGTAGCATTATGGAAGGAATGGCATGTGGATTGGTCCCTATTGTAAGCAATATTGATGTTTATTACCAATATTTATCAGATAATAGTAATGCACTATTTGTTAATCCCGATAATCCGCAGGATTTAGCTGAAAAAATAATTTATTGTATTAATAATCCTGAAATAAAGGAGAATTTTTATAAAATAAACAAAAAAATCATTGAAAAACATGAAAATTGGGATAAAAATGCTCGAAAGATGGAAAAATTATATGAAGAAATGTTAAAAGAAGGAGAAATTAAAGATGAAATGGAAAATCCCATTGTTCAAAATATATCATGA